GATAACATTTGGAAATAAAATTTGCAGGCATAATTCTTCAGAACTACCAAAACAGCTCAAATATCCCTCTTAAGTGCTTTCGGTAATCAACTAGGAATAGACAGGATACATCATAAGATAAATATCCTACTACACCGATCACTTTCACAAAACTTTCATTCAGTAGAAGAAGCCGAGCACTTTGCCACCAACATTCTTCCTCCTGGCTTCCTCATGGTCCATGATGCCAGCAGAGGTTGTCAGGACAATGTACCCAAACTGCATGTCAAACAATGAAAGTTGATTAGACTGTTATGATATCAATCTAAAAGTAGTTTTTGCTGAGAACAATGAAACCAGTTAGGGTGTAGAAAGGGACCTGACGAGATGGGAGCAGCCGGGCAGTCCACCCCTCGATCTCCTTCACGCCAACATCAAAGCGAGGGCTGATCACCCCGCACTTGTTGAGCCTCCCGTTCAACTCAACCACGATCTTCCCAGCCCGATGGTCATCAACGTACTCAAACTCACCAATGTAGCCTATACAGAAGAGATCAGTAATCATGAATCCATGAGCTCAAATATAACCAAACAAATTACAAGTGAAAGACAAACTAACCATGGCGCTGCATGACGATGAGGAACTTGATGATCACTTTTGAAGAGGGCCGGATCATGACTTGCCTCTTACCACGCTTCTCTGCGTTGTACATACTCTTCAATGCATCATTAAGGACGCTGACTCTCACCATCTTTGCCTAGCCTGCAGATGTGTACAACAGATTTGGTAAGATAAACATATGTTGCAAAACAATAAGTAGGAAACAATAAGTAGGTCAGTTATATAGGGAATAGTGGTAAGCTAGGAATTTGAATGGCAGTTAAACGAAATAAGTAGCATTTTTCAAATTGCAAGGAAATTACAGTCCATACAAGATGAAAGGAGACATGCAGAAAACTATGCATTACATCAAAATCAGCAGATGAAACTACTATGACCAATAAGCCTCTAAATCACAATCAGTAGTACAATAGTACACAACTAAATGCGCAAGACAGCATGTTAAATGTTGGAGAAATAAACATACAACCGAGCAACGATACAGCATGTGGTGTCCAATCTACTCATGACACATGACTTTCTACATAGACTGTGAAAACCCCAAATCAGAGAACTTTCAAATTCACAAAGTGAAGACTAGAAAATAATCCGATCGATGGTCAGATCAACAAAGAAATCAAATAACTAATAGGTAGCTCGTAAACAGACAGTACACATAGGCAAGCATCTGCAATTGACCAGTTGGAAATGGAACTAATCCAGGTCTGCTATCAAAAACAACAATCA
The genomic region above belongs to Panicum virgatum strain AP13 chromosome 8N, P.virgatum_v5, whole genome shotgun sequence and contains:
- the LOC120685801 gene encoding 40S ribosomal protein S15a-1, with the translated sequence MVRVSVLNDALKSMYNAEKRGKRQVMIRPSSKVIIKFLIVMQRHGYIGEFEYVDDHRAGKIVVELNGRLNKCGVISPRFDVGVKEIEGWTARLLPSRQFGYIVLTTSAGIMDHEEARRKNVGGKVLGFFY